In a genomic window of Phycisphaerales bacterium:
- a CDS encoding peptidylprolyl isomerase translates to MTTRVLAALLSLAVAVSTHAQLKPDRLYYGINRPVPMQVSLPPAPEGKAWGDLHIDLYTPGNPEPIAVAPVEQGKIDLGALFPIMWGTTTPKVQYAQLVAGTEKVGPPVVLQPMVNPAAAMVYSESAKGPWFIDPKTLTPSFKPRDGQIAWVSYETRTYTGIRAYVDQHVVIETTLGEIEFRLNPEAAPNTVFNFRHLVEGGFYTDVIFHRIVPRLASGAPFVIQVGDPTGTGDGGPGYSIDLEPSTLPHDFGVISMARENEPNTNGSQVFVCLSREGTKALDGRYTAFGHAVRGSETIMALAAVPLVPDEPGQDPKNRPKDPPILQRARLVDAPPYGEAPPALTRPAEPPKSR, encoded by the coding sequence ATGACCACCCGCGTCCTCGCCGCGTTGCTGTCGCTAGCCGTTGCGGTTTCCACACACGCGCAACTCAAGCCTGACCGCCTCTACTACGGGATCAACCGCCCGGTGCCGATGCAGGTCTCGCTGCCGCCCGCACCGGAGGGCAAGGCGTGGGGCGACCTGCACATCGACCTCTACACGCCCGGCAACCCCGAGCCCATTGCCGTCGCGCCCGTCGAGCAGGGCAAAATCGACCTTGGCGCGCTCTTCCCGATCATGTGGGGCACGACCACGCCCAAGGTGCAGTACGCGCAGCTCGTCGCCGGCACTGAGAAGGTGGGCCCGCCTGTGGTGCTCCAGCCCATGGTGAACCCCGCGGCCGCGATGGTCTACAGCGAGTCGGCCAAGGGTCCGTGGTTCATCGACCCCAAGACCCTTACGCCCAGCTTCAAGCCCCGAGATGGCCAGATCGCGTGGGTGAGCTACGAGACCCGCACGTACACGGGCATCCGCGCCTACGTCGACCAGCATGTGGTGATCGAGACGACGCTGGGCGAGATCGAGTTCCGCCTCAACCCGGAGGCTGCCCCAAACACGGTGTTCAACTTCCGCCACCTTGTCGAGGGCGGCTTCTACACCGACGTGATCTTCCACCGCATCGTGCCGCGCCTGGCCAGCGGCGCGCCGTTCGTCATCCAGGTCGGCGACCCGACCGGCACCGGCGACGGCGGCCCCGGGTACTCGATCGACCTCGAGCCCAGCACGCTGCCGCACGACTTCGGCGTGATCTCCATGGCCCGTGAGAACGAGCCCAACACCAACGGCTCGCAGGTCTTCGTCTGCCTCTCCCGCGAAGGCACCAAGGCCCTTGACGGCCGTTACACCGCCTTCGGGCACGCGGTGCGTGGCAGCGAGACCATCATGGCATTGGCCGCCGTGCCGCTTGTGCCAGACGAGCCGGGGCAGGACCCCAAGAACCGCCCAAAGGACCCGCCCATCCTCCAGCGGGCGCGCCTGGTCGATGCGCCGCCCTACGGCGAGGCGCCGCCCGCGCTCACCCGCCCGGCCGAGCCCCCCAAGTCCCGCTGA
- a CDS encoding DUF1559 domain-containing protein — MKTRQLNASRQRRVSVRAGFSLIDILVSIAVIAVLIGMLLPKLSSVHESARRVSCQSNVRQIGVGVMTYANDYRGYIPPSIYLPESSTGMAPQNMNTLRTDDGRWDGMGVLYSLEYTAAHKVFYCPSHKGEKPLNKYTGLFKNNPGGEILSNYHYRGEGPAGHGPGGPTTRNLDKIDPAYSSLISDSMQLRSDYSHKVGANFFRADLSVHWYNDPGSNLRLELPETKEEADIQFEYVVELWNKFDDAANAERNGENP; from the coding sequence ATGAAGACCCGCCAGCTCAACGCGTCGCGTCAGCGCCGTGTTTCAGTGCGCGCCGGCTTCTCCCTCATCGACATCCTGGTGTCCATCGCGGTCATCGCGGTGCTCATCGGCATGCTCCTCCCCAAGCTCAGCAGCGTGCACGAGTCCGCCCGGCGTGTCTCCTGCCAGTCGAACGTCCGCCAGATCGGCGTCGGCGTGATGACCTACGCCAATGACTACCGGGGCTACATCCCACCCAGCATCTACCTCCCCGAGTCCTCGACTGGGATGGCTCCGCAGAACATGAACACGCTGCGGACCGACGACGGGCGCTGGGACGGCATGGGCGTGCTCTACTCGCTGGAATACACCGCCGCACACAAGGTCTTTTACTGCCCCTCCCATAAGGGTGAGAAGCCGCTCAACAAGTACACCGGCCTCTTCAAGAACAACCCCGGCGGGGAGATCCTCAGCAACTACCACTACCGCGGCGAAGGCCCCGCCGGCCATGGGCCCGGCGGCCCGACGACCCGCAATCTCGACAAGATCGACCCCGCCTACTCCTCCCTGATCTCTGACTCCATGCAGCTCCGTTCCGACTACAGCCACAAGGTCGGCGCCAACTTCTTCCGTGCCGACCTCTCCGTGCACTGGTACAACGACCCGGGCTCCAACCTTCGCCTGGAGCTGCCCGAGACCAAGGAAGAGGCCGACATCCAGTTCGAGTACGTGGTCGAGCTGTGGAACAAGTTCGACGACGCCGCCAATGCCGAGCGCAATGGCGAGAACCCCTGA
- a CDS encoding sigma-70 family RNA polymerase sigma factor, protein MRRVASNDEGAIGELYDRFGSLVFRMAYQSMPTRAEAEDAVQEIFVRLWKTASRYDDGRSALVTWVMLIARRHLVDKLRRNRARLKASSLDGPTAVMPAAVEAGTSRLDTDERMKILLKRIESLPELQRTVVTRAYLGGQTLRQIGEELNTPLGTIKSALSRALVRLRERNGEEFAT, encoded by the coding sequence ATGCGCCGCGTCGCGAGCAACGACGAGGGCGCGATCGGTGAGTTGTACGACCGCTTCGGGTCGCTGGTGTTCCGCATGGCGTATCAGTCCATGCCTACCAGGGCCGAGGCGGAGGACGCGGTGCAGGAGATTTTCGTTCGGCTGTGGAAGACGGCATCAAGGTATGACGACGGGCGTTCGGCCCTGGTGACATGGGTGATGCTCATCGCCCGCAGGCACCTGGTCGACAAGCTGCGGCGGAACCGGGCCCGGCTCAAGGCTTCGTCGCTGGACGGGCCGACAGCGGTGATGCCCGCGGCGGTGGAAGCGGGAACTTCCAGGCTGGATACAGACGAGCGGATGAAGATTCTGCTGAAAAGGATCGAATCACTGCCAGAACTGCAACGCACAGTCGTCACGAGAGCGTATCTGGGGGGACAGACGTTGCGGCAGATCGGGGAAGAGTTGAACACACCCTTGGGAACCATCAAGTCGGCGTTGAGCAGGGCCCTCGTGCGGCTTCGCGAGCGCAATGGCGAGGAGTTTGCCACATGA